One window of the Gemmatimonadota bacterium genome contains the following:
- a CDS encoding serine hydrolase → MTNHESLEAKVDQVFAEWDKPDSPGAALSVIRDDEIIYKRGYGMANLEYGIPIAPTTIFDIASVSKQFAGFAIATLLHEGKLSLDDDIRMHLPDVPDFGIKITIRHLVHHTSGLRDWVQALVIAGGQMDDVISFKHILKMVRRQKDLNFEPGTAFLYSNTGYNLLAEIVETITGESFREWTDANIFKPLAMTNTHFHDDHEMIVKNRAYSYSSAKDNGFKNAVNNLTALGSSSLYSTVEDLAKWILNFDDARIGGKAVVEQMHQQGVLNKGKQINYAFGLDIGEYRARKTAGHGGSWRGFRSHLIRFPAQKFGVVILCNLDTFTPLNLAKKIADIYLADVLAPEAPEPDKQPSESNEIEPLSPEQLSEFEGDYYTEELDTTYTICVRGDRLVAQHRRHDDISLTCNDDHFVGDAWFFPEVHFTRDDTGQITGFRLTGNRVKNLCFKKGHD, encoded by the coding sequence ATGACAAATCACGAGTCACTTGAGGCAAAAGTCGATCAGGTGTTCGCGGAATGGGACAAGCCAGACTCCCCTGGTGCGGCCCTGTCGGTTATCAGAGACGACGAAATTATCTACAAACGCGGATACGGTATGGCGAATCTGGAATACGGCATCCCGATTGCACCGACAACCATCTTCGACATTGCTTCGGTCTCCAAGCAATTTGCGGGCTTTGCCATCGCCACGTTGTTGCATGAAGGGAAACTCTCGCTGGATGACGATATTCGGATGCACTTGCCCGATGTCCCGGATTTTGGAATAAAAATAACGATTCGACATCTGGTGCATCACACGAGTGGACTGCGGGATTGGGTACAGGCACTCGTCATCGCGGGCGGACAGATGGATGACGTGATCTCGTTTAAACATATTTTGAAAATGGTAAGGCGTCAGAAAGACCTCAACTTCGAGCCTGGAACAGCGTTTTTATACTCAAATACGGGGTATAATCTGCTGGCAGAAATCGTTGAAACAATAACGGGAGAATCATTTCGCGAATGGACGGACGCCAACATCTTTAAGCCCCTCGCCATGACCAACACCCACTTTCACGATGACCACGAGATGATCGTGAAGAACCGGGCGTATTCCTATTCGTCCGCGAAAGATAACGGGTTCAAGAATGCTGTGAACAATTTAACCGCCCTCGGTTCGAGTTCGCTCTATTCAACAGTAGAAGATCTGGCAAAGTGGATTCTGAACTTTGACGATGCACGGATAGGCGGAAAGGCAGTGGTTGAGCAGATGCACCAGCAGGGAGTTCTCAATAAGGGGAAACAGATCAATTACGCCTTCGGATTGGACATCGGCGAGTACAGAGCACGGAAAACGGCCGGACACGGCGGATCATGGCGGGGATTTCGCAGCCATCTCATACGTTTTCCAGCTCAGAAATTTGGCGTTGTCATATTGTGCAATCTGGACACCTTCACCCCACTTAATCTGGCGAAAAAGATCGCTGATATCTATCTCGCTGATGTCCTTGCGCCCGAGGCACCCGAGCCGGATAAGCAACCCTCTGAAAGCAACGAGATCGAACCCCTATCACCAGAACAGTTGTCAGAATTCGAAGGCGATTATTACACCGAAGAACTCGATACCACCTATACCATTTGTGTGCGAGGGGACCGGCTTGTGGCGCAACACAGACGGCATGACGACATATCGCTAACCTGTAACGACGATCATTTCGTCGGGGATGCGTGGTTTTTCCCAGAAGTTCATTTTACGCGAGACGATACGGGACAAATTACAGGGTTCAGGCTGACGGGAAACCGGGTCAAAAATTTGTGTTTTAAAAAAGGACATGATTAA
- a CDS encoding class A beta-lactamase-related serine hydrolase — MTTDWSKLEQTVKDYESPGTIGVSVISPQGERWASRGDHQFPAASTVKIPIMIEIYRAIDRGTLALDDTYIVRSVDKSPGSGVLRHMHTGLQLSFGDLLYLMMSISDNTATNILIEVAGMDRINATMRELGMTASSLGRPMRGRLAIEGEQENWATPNDYTTVVKTILDDQAASPASCQAMLTTLTLQQNGRRIGRYVPTSKTYRWGSKTGSNRGVINDVGFVESPAGTMVIALYSRELGDRVTSECALSEIARAAMQVTGMISGEGDQ, encoded by the coding sequence ATGACCACAGACTGGAGCAAGCTGGAACAAACGGTTAAAGATTACGAATCGCCCGGTACGATCGGCGTCAGTGTGATTTCGCCTCAGGGAGAGCGTTGGGCTTCACGGGGTGATCATCAGTTTCCGGCGGCCAGCACAGTTAAAATCCCGATCATGATCGAGATCTACAGAGCTATTGATCGCGGTACACTCGCGCTCGATGACACATATATCGTCCGCTCTGTGGATAAATCCCCCGGCAGTGGTGTACTGCGACACATGCATACCGGGCTGCAACTGTCGTTTGGAGATCTTCTGTACTTGATGATGTCCATCAGCGACAACACCGCCACCAACATATTGATTGAAGTGGCCGGAATGGATCGCATCAACGCGACAATGCGAGAACTCGGTATGACCGCCTCCTCTCTCGGACGGCCCATGCGCGGGCGCCTCGCGATTGAAGGGGAACAGGAAAATTGGGCCACACCGAATGACTACACTACCGTCGTCAAGACGATTCTCGACGACCAGGCCGCATCCCCCGCATCCTGTCAGGCCATGCTCACCACCTTGACCCTGCAACAGAACGGTCGTCGCATCGGACGATATGTGCCGACCTCCAAAACCTATCGCTGGGGTTCCAAAACCGGCTCGAATCGGGGGGTAATCAATGACGTCGGCTTCGTCGAATCCCCTGCGGGGACGATGGTAATCGCGCTCTACAGCCGGGAACTCGGCGATCGCGTCACCAGCGAATGCGCGCTCTCCGAGATTGCCAGGGCCGCGATGCAAGTGACGGGCATGATCTCGGGAGAAGGTGACCAATGA
- a CDS encoding sialidase family protein, which yields MFEVVSLVDRIEEVPVIATGTRWPTLREGRASDEHFLRFPECKDDPLRKDYGNVRTFPEPFARGGGFFPVLLLMADGKLCCASRTGSCHAGSGGEISLSFSSDKGRTWTDYQAVVRGDPERNLDLRNPAFGQAKNGHLVLAYGVMSEIDVKGRISTRDPFKSIEVIRSEDEGKTWSEPVSLAFPEKDLRLHPHGQMRRVSNGALVFNARGYYTQEAYDENPKLPERMSYLYWSFDNGETWKESTLVKSGGSETGFLPLDEKHWLAYVRFNDQPNQFAHSFDGGKTWPRWKKTISEAQNQGASPGSIAALPNGKVLITYGYRAYPFGVRAVVSHDGGNTFDINREYIISDTAYHSDCGYPSTVCFEDGTIVTTAYTLMDVAHKEWGTSCIAYRYSQSLFGGTVYKPITA from the coding sequence ATGTTTGAGGTTGTCTCTCTGGTCGATCGTATAGAAGAAGTCCCCGTTATTGCTACGGGCACGCGTTGGCCAACATTGCGTGAAGGGAGGGCATCCGACGAACATTTTCTGCGGTTCCCCGAATGCAAAGATGATCCCTTGAGAAAAGACTACGGGAATGTGCGCACCTTTCCCGAACCTTTTGCCAGAGGGGGCGGATTTTTCCCCGTACTTTTGTTGATGGCGGACGGAAAGCTATGCTGTGCATCGCGAACCGGTTCGTGTCATGCCGGTAGTGGAGGTGAAATCAGTCTTTCCTTTTCATCGGATAAAGGCAGGACCTGGACGGATTATCAGGCGGTTGTGCGGGGAGATCCCGAACGAAATTTAGACTTGCGAAACCCGGCGTTTGGACAGGCGAAGAACGGGCACCTCGTGCTTGCCTATGGCGTCATGAGCGAAATTGACGTGAAAGGGCGTATCTCGACGCGAGATCCCTTTAAATCGATCGAAGTAATTCGCTCAGAAGATGAAGGAAAAACATGGTCAGAGCCAGTGTCTCTGGCATTTCCCGAAAAAGATCTCCGGCTTCATCCCCATGGTCAGATGCGACGGGTCTCAAACGGGGCTCTTGTGTTCAACGCACGGGGATACTACACGCAAGAGGCGTATGACGAGAACCCCAAATTGCCAGAGAGAATGAGTTATCTTTACTGGTCGTTTGACAACGGCGAGACCTGGAAGGAATCAACCCTCGTGAAATCAGGCGGGAGCGAAACGGGATTTCTACCTCTGGATGAAAAGCACTGGCTCGCCTATGTCAGATTCAACGATCAGCCAAATCAATTTGCCCACTCTTTTGACGGGGGAAAAACCTGGCCGCGTTGGAAAAAAACCATTTCCGAAGCACAGAACCAAGGGGCTTCACCCGGCAGTATTGCGGCTCTCCCAAATGGAAAAGTACTCATTACATACGGATATCGCGCATATCCCTTCGGAGTTCGCGCTGTTGTGAGTCACGATGGAGGAAACACCTTTGATATAAATCGCGAATACATCATCAGCGACACGGCCTACCATTCGGACTGCGGGTATCCCAGTACCGTATGTTTTGAAGATGGGACCATTGTGACCACAGCATATACGCTAATGGATGTGGCTCATAAAGAATGGGGAACCAGCTGTATCGCATATCGTTATTCGCAGAGTCTATTTGGCGGTACAGTCTATAAGCCCATTACCGCTTGA